One part of the Ralstonia pickettii genome encodes these proteins:
- a CDS encoding ANTAR domain-containing response regulator: MQAKPPTPSAPPAANHPAAPMRVLLVRDPLDAEQINLELIRAGLAEAGFVDVGLADADLTLPERIAETQPDMVIVASESAARDTIEHVCVATQHAPRPIVLFTDNDDATRIKTAFAAGITAYIVDGIKPTRVKAVLDVAYARFEHERELRAELDTAKTQLAERKVLERAKGMLMKQMNLSEDDAFKRLRKMAMDRNIKLVEAAQRVIDVMAG, encoded by the coding sequence ATGCAAGCGAAACCGCCCACCCCATCCGCCCCGCCCGCTGCCAACCACCCGGCCGCGCCGATGCGCGTGCTGCTGGTGCGCGATCCGCTCGACGCCGAACAGATCAATCTGGAGCTGATCCGCGCCGGGCTGGCCGAGGCCGGCTTCGTGGACGTCGGCTTGGCGGATGCCGACCTGACGCTGCCCGAGCGCATCGCCGAGACCCAGCCGGACATGGTGATCGTCGCCTCCGAATCGGCCGCGCGCGACACCATCGAGCACGTCTGCGTGGCCACGCAGCATGCTCCACGCCCCATCGTGCTGTTCACCGACAACGACGACGCCACGCGCATCAAGACGGCGTTTGCCGCCGGCATCACCGCCTACATCGTCGACGGCATCAAGCCCACGCGTGTGAAGGCCGTGCTGGACGTTGCCTATGCCCGCTTCGAACACGAGCGTGAGTTGCGTGCCGAGCTGGACACCGCCAAGACGCAACTCGCCGAGCGCAAGGTCCTGGAGCGCGCCAAGGGCATGCTCATGAAGCAGATGAACCTGTCGGAAGACGACGCCTTCAAGCGCCTGCGCAAGATGGCGATGGATCGCAACATCAAGCTGGTGGAAGCCGCACAACGCGTGATCGATGTGATGGCTGGCTGA
- a CDS encoding fumarylacetoacetate hydrolase family protein: MTEFVVTPPAVNGIPVRGGHGQFPVRRVYCVGRNYAAHAREMGSDPDREPPFFFCKPADAVRYVADGETGQFVYPTETKDCHYEIELVVAIGTGGRDIAVETAANHVYGYAIGLDMTRRDLQNAAKKGGRPWETGKAFDGSAPIGPIVPAKDVAHPDKGAVTLSVNGREHQRGDLSDLIWSVPETIAYLSRLFELRPGDLIYTGTPEGVGPVVVGDLMVGKIDGVGELHVKVI; this comes from the coding sequence ATGACCGAATTCGTCGTCACCCCGCCCGCCGTCAATGGCATTCCCGTGCGTGGCGGGCATGGCCAGTTTCCGGTGCGCCGTGTGTACTGCGTCGGCCGCAACTACGCCGCCCACGCGCGCGAGATGGGTTCCGACCCCGATCGCGAACCGCCGTTCTTCTTCTGCAAGCCGGCCGACGCCGTGCGCTACGTTGCCGACGGCGAGACCGGCCAGTTCGTCTACCCGACTGAAACCAAGGATTGCCACTACGAGATCGAACTTGTGGTTGCCATCGGCACGGGCGGGCGCGACATCGCCGTGGAAACGGCAGCCAACCATGTCTACGGTTACGCCATCGGCCTGGACATGACGCGCCGCGACCTGCAGAACGCTGCCAAGAAGGGCGGCCGCCCGTGGGAGACCGGCAAGGCGTTCGACGGCTCGGCCCCCATCGGCCCGATCGTGCCGGCCAAGGATGTGGCCCACCCGGACAAGGGCGCCGTGACGCTGTCGGTCAACGGCCGCGAACACCAGCGCGGTGATCTGTCGGACCTGATCTGGTCGGTGCCGGAAACCATTGCGTATCTGTCGCGCCTGTTCGAACTGCGCCCGGGCGATCTGATCTACACCGGCACGCCCGAAGGCGTCGGCCCGGTCGTCGTCGGCGACCTGATGGTCGGCAAGATCGACGGCGTGGGCGAGCTGCACGTGAAGGTGATTTGA
- the maiA gene encoding maleylacetoacetate isomerase: MSIKLYNYFRSSASFRVRIALEVKGLPYDYAPVHLLKGEQLAPDFVKLNPDALVPVLCDGNDVLNQSLAIVEYLEETHPEPTLLPGSASNRAHIRAIALAIACEIHPLNNPRVLKYLKHTFNVEEEARNEWYRHWVKLGFAALETRLSQSPLTGAYCVGDTPTLADVCLVPQVFNGKRFDVAVEDYPTLARIFEHCMAQEAFQRAAPAVQPDAA, translated from the coding sequence ATGTCGATCAAGCTGTACAACTATTTCCGCAGTTCGGCGTCATTCCGCGTGCGTATTGCCCTGGAGGTCAAGGGCCTGCCGTACGACTACGCGCCGGTCCACCTGCTCAAGGGCGAGCAACTGGCCCCCGACTTCGTCAAGCTGAACCCCGATGCGCTGGTGCCCGTGCTGTGCGATGGCAACGACGTGCTGAACCAGTCTTTGGCCATCGTCGAGTATCTGGAAGAGACGCATCCCGAGCCCACGCTGCTGCCGGGTTCGGCGAGTAATCGCGCGCACATCCGCGCGATTGCGCTGGCGATCGCATGCGAGATCCATCCGCTGAACAATCCGCGCGTGCTGAAGTATCTGAAGCACACGTTCAACGTGGAAGAAGAGGCGCGCAACGAGTGGTATCGCCACTGGGTAAAGCTGGGGTTTGCAGCGTTGGAGACGCGGCTGTCACAGTCGCCACTCACGGGCGCCTACTGCGTTGGCGACACGCCGACGCTGGCCGACGTGTGCCTCGTGCCGCAGGTGTTCAACGGCAAGCGGTTTGATGTGGCGGTGGAGGATTACCCGACGCTTGCGCGCATCTTTGAGCACTGCATGGCGCAGGAGGCGTTTCAGAGGGCTGCGCCTGCGGTGCAGCCGGATGCGGCGTGA
- a CDS encoding IS3 family transposase (programmed frameshift), giving the protein MSAQRYTEEFKVEAVNQVLDRGHSVAEVAQRLGVSQHSLYQWIKQRRQPVAEPQGQVSQSEEVRRLKAELKRVTEERDILKKGRSVLCQAVRVRYAFIKAHAGQYSVRRLCKAMAVHPSGYYAWQAQPLSPRAKDDQRLLGLLKQAWLESGGVYGYRKLTLDMRDLGERCGKHRVARLLKAEGLRSQSGYRRRPAGRAGKPAVVAPNHLQRQFTVDAPNQSWVTDITYIRTHEGWLYLSVVIDLWSRMVVGWSMGQRIDTQLALDALLMALWRRRPHQQVLIHSDQGCQFTGHTWQSFLREHNLLCSMSRRGNCHDNAVAESFFQLLKRERVRRQIYATRQEAKSDVFNYIEMFYNPTRRHSSANGLSPVEFEQRHSPRLVGV; this is encoded by the exons ATGAGTGCGCAGAGATACACCGAAGAATTCAAGGTTGAGGCGGTCAATCAGGTCTTGGACAGAGGCCACAGCGTGGCCGAGGTCGCGCAGCGGTTAGGCGTGAGCCAGCACAGCCTGTACCAGTGGATCAAACAGCGACGCCAGCCCGTGGCAGAGCCGCAAGGGCAGGTATCGCAATCCGAGGAGGTACGTAGGCTCAAGGCCGAGCTCAAACGGGTGACCGAGGAGCGCGACATCCTAAAAAAGG GCCGCAGCGTACTTTGCCAAGCAGTCCGGGTGAGGTACGCCTTCATCAAGGCGCACGCGGGTCAATACAGCGTGCGCCGTCTGTGCAAAGCGATGGCGGTGCATCCCAGCGGTTATTACGCGTGGCAGGCGCAGCCCTTGAGCCCGCGTGCGAAGGACGACCAGCGCCTGCTTGGACTACTCAAGCAGGCGTGGTTGGAGAGCGGCGGGGTCTATGGCTATCGCAAGCTCACCCTGGACATGCGCGACTTGGGTGAGCGCTGCGGCAAACACCGCGTGGCGCGGCTGCTCAAGGCCGAGGGATTGCGTTCTCAATCAGGCTACCGCCGACGCCCTGCCGGGCGTGCCGGCAAGCCGGCGGTGGTCGCCCCCAATCATCTGCAGCGGCAGTTCACAGTCGACGCTCCGAACCAGTCCTGGGTGACCGATATCACCTATATCCGTACACACGAAGGCTGGCTGTACCTGAGCGTGGTCATCGACCTGTGGTCACGCATGGTCGTCGGGTGGTCCATGGGGCAGCGCATCGATACCCAGTTGGCGCTGGATGCCTTGCTGATGGCGCTGTGGCGGCGCCGCCCGCACCAGCAGGTGCTGATTCACTCGGATCAGGGGTGTCAGTTCACCGGCCACACCTGGCAAAGCTTCCTGCGCGAGCACAACCTGCTGTGCAGCATGAGCCGGCGCGGCAACTGCCACGACAACGCCGTGGCGGAGAGCTTCTTCCAGTTGCTCAAACGCGAGCGGGTGCGCCGACAGATCTATGCCACACGGCAGGAGGCCAAGTCCGACGTCTTCAACTACATCGAGATGTTCTACAACCCAACACGGCGCCATTCGAGCGCCAACGGACTATCGCCGGTAGAGTTCGAACAACGCCATTCCCCACGGCTCGTGGGTGTCTAG
- a CDS encoding PAAR domain-containing protein translates to MEDMRPGLRHGDLTTTGGAIIATGRMRFHGKEVAAEGDLATCPACKSMGYLVNDAYPAFGLPSGRQLAIQGAWIFCKCANPPRAIASTDKFRVAVNRMNASDAQSQSSAQTPIFDEQFLLNTSQAACPTASVIASATHQFDDRFVLCDANARPLPRSAYAIRRENGLFEYGETDDRGRTHLLSSVATAERVQIYLAG, encoded by the coding sequence ATGGAAGACATGCGCCCCGGCCTCAGACATGGTGACTTAACAACGACGGGTGGCGCCATCATTGCCACCGGCAGGATGCGGTTCCACGGCAAAGAGGTGGCTGCGGAAGGGGATCTGGCAACTTGCCCAGCCTGCAAATCCATGGGCTACCTAGTCAATGACGCCTACCCAGCGTTCGGGCTTCCGAGCGGTCGCCAGCTCGCCATTCAAGGTGCGTGGATCTTCTGCAAATGCGCCAATCCCCCTCGCGCCATTGCTTCGACGGATAAGTTTCGGGTTGCGGTGAATCGGATGAATGCATCCGATGCTCAGTCCCAATCAAGCGCACAAACCCCGATCTTCGATGAGCAATTCCTACTGAACACATCGCAAGCGGCTTGTCCAACTGCAAGCGTCATCGCCTCCGCCACACACCAATTCGACGATCGATTTGTTTTGTGCGATGCAAACGCCCGTCCCTTGCCACGCAGCGCGTACGCAATCAGGCGAGAAAACGGCCTTTTTGAGTACGGCGAAACGGACGATCGCGGTCGTACCCATCTGCTCTCTTCCGTAGCGACTGCTGAACGTGTGCAAATCTATCTTGCAGGCTAA
- a CDS encoding PAAR domain-containing protein, which translates to MQNTQSGKVYVAAFNGAKTANGGEIIQGSCSIRDSGPTLLLVGDEAVYPDGSTAVITAGAGIALVGDDRPAAIIGSPLSNGDTIVSSPITALTFDEPADAPIIGLLDPAYRPEPATNSVI; encoded by the coding sequence ATGCAAAACACACAATCCGGCAAGGTCTACGTCGCGGCGTTCAACGGCGCGAAGACAGCCAACGGCGGCGAGATCATTCAGGGCTCCTGCAGCATCCGAGATAGCGGACCCACGCTCTTGCTTGTAGGCGATGAAGCTGTCTACCCAGACGGCAGCACGGCCGTCATTACTGCGGGTGCAGGCATTGCACTAGTGGGCGATGACCGGCCTGCTGCCATCATTGGCAGCCCACTAAGCAACGGCGACACCATTGTTTCATCGCCAATCACGGCCCTAACTTTCGATGAACCGGCGGACGCGCCCATCATCGGCCTGCTTGACCCGGCGTACCGTCCGGAGCCGGCGACCAACAGCGTGATCTGA
- the ftsY gene encoding signal recognition particle-docking protein FtsY — MFSFWKKRKAEPQPAAEPTPAVAPEAAQAPAPAAIPGPAPVPAPAAAPQPVAAPAPVAVPVAAPAHVAVPDAPAEQPALDVQADDVETVPTPAVIEQARKGWMSRLRSGLSKTSKGLTTLFVGVKVDEALFEELETALLMADAGVDATEYLLAELRRRIKAQRIETSEGVKTALRDLLVELLHPLEKTMVLGREQPMVIMIAGVNGAGKTTSIGKLCKHFQTYGQSVLLAAGDTFRAAAREQLVIWGQRNNVTVVAQESGDPAAVIFDAVNAARARGIDIVMADTAGRLPTQLHLMEELKKVRRVTAKAMATAPHETLLVIDGNTGQNALAQVKAFDEALGLTGLIVTKLDGTAKGGILAAIARQRPVPVYFIGVGEQVEDLQPFSAREFADALLG, encoded by the coding sequence ATGTTTAGTTTCTGGAAGAAGCGCAAGGCAGAGCCCCAACCGGCCGCCGAACCCACGCCCGCAGTGGCGCCCGAAGCCGCGCAGGCGCCTGCCCCGGCTGCCATCCCCGGCCCCGCTCCCGTACCCGCACCAGCTGCAGCACCCCAGCCTGTCGCTGCGCCGGCTCCCGTAGCCGTACCCGTCGCTGCGCCGGCCCACGTTGCCGTGCCTGACGCACCTGCCGAGCAGCCTGCGCTCGACGTGCAAGCCGACGACGTCGAAACCGTGCCCACGCCCGCCGTCATCGAACAGGCCCGCAAGGGCTGGATGTCACGCCTGCGCTCCGGCCTGTCGAAGACGAGCAAGGGCCTGACCACGCTGTTCGTCGGCGTGAAGGTGGACGAAGCGCTGTTCGAAGAGCTGGAGACCGCCCTGCTGATGGCCGATGCCGGTGTCGACGCCACCGAATACCTGCTGGCCGAACTGCGCCGCCGCATCAAGGCCCAGCGCATCGAAACCTCGGAGGGCGTGAAAACTGCCCTGCGCGACCTGCTCGTGGAGCTGCTGCACCCCCTAGAAAAAACCATGGTGCTCGGCCGCGAACAGCCAATGGTGATCATGATCGCGGGCGTCAACGGCGCCGGCAAGACGACCAGCATCGGCAAGCTGTGCAAGCACTTCCAGACCTACGGCCAATCGGTGCTGCTGGCCGCGGGCGACACGTTCCGCGCCGCCGCACGCGAGCAACTCGTGATCTGGGGTCAGCGCAACAACGTCACGGTCGTGGCGCAGGAATCGGGCGACCCGGCCGCCGTGATCTTCGATGCAGTGAACGCAGCGCGCGCACGCGGCATCGACATCGTCATGGCCGACACCGCTGGCCGCCTGCCGACGCAGCTGCACCTGATGGAAGAACTCAAGAAAGTGCGCCGCGTGACCGCCAAGGCGATGGCGACGGCGCCGCACGAAACGCTGCTGGTGATCGACGGCAACACGGGGCAGAACGCCCTCGCACAAGTTAAAGCCTTTGATGAAGCGCTTGGCCTCACCGGCCTGATCGTCACCAAGCTGGACGGCACCGCTAAGGGCGGCATCCTGGCCGCGATTGCGCGGCAGCGGCCGGTGCCGGTCTACTTCATCGGCGTGGGCGAGCAGGTGGAGGATCTGCAGCCGTTTTCGGCGCGGGAATTTGCGGATGCGTTGTTGGGATAA
- a CDS encoding M16 family metallopeptidase: MRSSMRIVSNRARSRVWQLAATALAAGLLACHVGAQELAAAAGHPTAAVTGGKVGASQSDTHEYKLPNGLQLIVKEDHRAPTVAHMVWYHAGSIDEHNGTTGVAHMLEHMMFKGTKTVGPGEFSRRVAALGGRENAMTTRDFTMYFQQIEKSHLADVMGLEADRMANLQLTDKEFKPEMNVVKEERRMRIDDSARSTVYEQMLATLFNAAPYRNPTIGWPGDLDTMTVQDAQNWYHAWYTPNNVTVIVAGDVKPDEVFRLAQRTYGKLKPHALPRRYAQEEPKQIGVKRIWVKAPAENPYVVLAYKVPRLSDVEKDVDPYALEVLSAVLDGYDNARLSSQLVKGEKRIADDVNAGYDGLNRGPSIFLMDGSPADGHTTAEIEQALRAQIERIAKEGVTDAELKRVKAQVVAAQIYKRDSVFGQGMEIGMNEISGLSWRSIDRQLEKIKAVTSAQIQHVAQTYFNEDNLVVATLLPQPIDPNKPARKPVPGMRDEGGLR, translated from the coding sequence ATGCGCTCTTCCATGCGAATCGTTTCAAACCGGGCTCGGTCGCGAGTCTGGCAATTGGCCGCGACGGCCCTGGCGGCGGGCCTGTTGGCCTGCCATGTTGGCGCGCAGGAGCTGGCCGCCGCAGCGGGGCATCCGACCGCCGCCGTCACCGGTGGCAAGGTGGGCGCCAGCCAGTCCGACACGCACGAATACAAGCTGCCCAATGGGCTGCAGTTGATCGTGAAGGAAGACCACCGCGCCCCTACCGTGGCGCACATGGTCTGGTATCACGCCGGGAGCATCGACGAGCACAACGGCACCACCGGTGTCGCCCATATGCTCGAACACATGATGTTCAAGGGCACCAAGACAGTCGGCCCCGGCGAGTTTTCCCGCCGCGTGGCAGCCCTGGGCGGCCGCGAAAACGCCATGACCACGCGTGACTTCACGATGTACTTCCAGCAGATCGAGAAATCGCACCTGGCCGATGTGATGGGGCTCGAAGCCGATCGCATGGCCAATCTCCAGCTCACCGACAAGGAGTTCAAGCCGGAGATGAACGTGGTGAAGGAAGAGCGCCGCATGCGCATCGACGACTCCGCCCGTTCCACCGTGTATGAGCAGATGCTCGCCACGCTGTTCAACGCCGCGCCGTACCGCAACCCGACCATCGGCTGGCCGGGAGACCTCGACACGATGACGGTGCAGGACGCCCAGAACTGGTACCACGCCTGGTACACGCCCAACAACGTCACCGTGATCGTCGCGGGCGATGTGAAACCCGACGAAGTCTTCCGCCTCGCGCAGCGCACCTACGGCAAGCTCAAGCCGCATGCACTGCCGCGCCGCTATGCGCAGGAGGAGCCCAAGCAGATCGGCGTGAAGCGCATCTGGGTGAAGGCGCCGGCCGAGAATCCGTACGTTGTGCTGGCCTACAAGGTGCCGCGCCTGAGTGATGTGGAAAAAGACGTCGACCCGTATGCGTTGGAAGTCCTGTCGGCCGTGCTCGATGGCTATGACAACGCGCGCCTGTCGAGCCAGCTCGTCAAAGGCGAAAAGCGGATCGCCGACGACGTCAATGCCGGCTACGACGGCCTGAACCGCGGCCCGTCGATCTTCCTGATGGACGGCTCGCCCGCCGACGGTCACACCACCGCCGAGATCGAACAGGCGCTGCGCGCGCAGATCGAACGCATCGCCAAGGAAGGCGTGACCGACGCTGAACTGAAGCGCGTGAAGGCGCAGGTTGTGGCCGCGCAGATCTACAAGCGCGACTCGGTGTTCGGCCAGGGCATGGAGATCGGCATGAACGAGATAAGCGGCCTGTCGTGGCGTTCCATCGATCGCCAGCTCGAGAAGATCAAGGCCGTGACGTCGGCGCAGATCCAGCACGTGGCGCAGACGTATTTCAACGAAGACAACCTCGTCGTCGCCACGCTGCTGCCGCAACCGATCGATCCCAACAAACCGGCGCGCAAGCCTGTTCCAGGTATGCGCGATGAAGGAGGGCTGCGTTGA
- a CDS encoding M16 family metallopeptidase, with protein MRAMSLTLKTALVAIVASAAQSALAALPIEQWTAPTGARVFFVPSPSIPMLDINLDVDAGSRYEPANKVGLASLTAGMLDKGVAAQGNAPARDEAAIADAFADVGASFGGGAGGDRTSLRLRTLSDPVERGPAIALMTQIVSAPTFPDAVLARDKQRLVAAIRESLTKPSVLAERAFGKAIYGTHPYGQTASPETVESITRDDIVRYYQANYTAKRAVVTLIGAISRQEAEAIAEQITRGLPADGATPPGLPDVKMPLAKAETIRIPHPAQQATIIIGQPGIARGDKDYFPLLVGNYVLGGGGFSARLTNEVREKRGLTYSIGSYFAPAAQPGPFELALQTRKDQTEEALGVVRDTVAKFVADGPTDLELKAAKDNLVNGFPLRLDSNRKLLDNVANIGWYNLPLDYLDTWTQRIAAVTRDQVRTAFQRALQPQTMATIVVGGPEKAAAN; from the coding sequence ATGCGCGCCATGTCTCTGACCCTGAAGACGGCGCTGGTCGCCATTGTTGCATCGGCAGCGCAGAGTGCCCTGGCCGCGCTGCCCATCGAACAGTGGACGGCGCCGACCGGCGCGCGCGTGTTTTTCGTGCCGAGCCCGTCGATTCCGATGCTCGACATCAACCTCGACGTGGATGCGGGTTCGCGCTATGAGCCCGCCAACAAGGTGGGCCTCGCCTCGCTCACAGCGGGCATGCTCGACAAGGGCGTTGCCGCGCAGGGCAATGCGCCCGCCCGCGATGAAGCGGCGATTGCCGATGCGTTTGCCGATGTGGGCGCGAGCTTTGGCGGCGGCGCCGGTGGTGACCGCACGAGCCTGCGTCTGCGCACGCTGTCCGACCCCGTTGAGCGCGGCCCGGCCATCGCGCTGATGACGCAGATCGTCTCGGCGCCGACCTTCCCCGACGCGGTGCTGGCGCGGGACAAGCAGCGCCTCGTGGCCGCGATCCGCGAATCGCTGACCAAACCGTCGGTGCTGGCCGAGCGCGCGTTCGGCAAGGCCATCTACGGCACGCATCCGTACGGGCAGACCGCTTCGCCGGAAACGGTGGAGAGCATCACGCGCGACGACATCGTGCGCTACTACCAGGCCAACTACACGGCCAAGCGCGCCGTGGTGACGCTGATCGGCGCGATCAGCCGCCAGGAAGCCGAGGCCATCGCCGAGCAAATTACGCGCGGCCTGCCCGCTGACGGCGCCACGCCGCCGGGGCTGCCCGACGTGAAGATGCCGCTGGCAAAGGCGGAGACGATCCGCATTCCGCACCCGGCGCAGCAGGCGACCATCATCATCGGTCAACCGGGTATCGCGCGCGGCGACAAGGATTACTTCCCATTGCTGGTCGGCAACTACGTGCTCGGTGGCGGCGGTTTCAGTGCGCGGCTGACGAACGAAGTGCGCGAGAAGCGCGGCCTGACGTACAGCATCGGCAGCTACTTCGCGCCCGCCGCGCAGCCCGGTCCGTTCGAACTGGCACTGCAGACGCGCAAGGACCAGACCGAAGAGGCGCTGGGCGTGGTGCGTGACACCGTTGCCAAGTTCGTCGCCGATGGCCCGACCGACTTGGAGCTAAAGGCGGCCAAGGACAACCTCGTCAACGGCTTCCCGCTGCGCCTGGACAGCAACCGCAAGCTGCTGGACAACGTGGCCAACATCGGCTGGTACAACCTGCCGCTCGATTACCTGGATACCTGGACGCAGCGCATCGCGGCTGTCACGCGTGACCAGGTGCGTACGGCATTCCAGCGCGCGCTGCAGCCGCAGACCATGGCGACGATCGTGGTGGGCGGTCCGGAGAAGGCCGCCGCGAATTGA
- the rsmD gene encoding 16S rRNA (guanine(966)-N(2))-methyltransferase RsmD, whose amino-acid sequence MAPRTPSSKGPKAKTATSHARAPQQVRIIGGQYKRTPLPVVDADGLRPTSDRVRETVFNWLGQDLTGWRCADIFAGTGALGFEAASRGAAHVTLVESHAQAVRALHAIRDKLGARMVDIVSGDAFAWLARQPDAALDAVFIDPPFAQDWTLRALEAAARVVKPGGVIYVEAAQQLADVSADSHGDEPAAGVALPAGLVLHKHLRAGAVHAHLLLRKNG is encoded by the coding sequence ATGGCACCTCGTACCCCCAGCTCCAAAGGCCCCAAGGCCAAGACCGCCACGTCGCATGCGCGCGCACCTCAGCAGGTGCGCATCATCGGCGGGCAATACAAGCGCACGCCGCTCCCGGTGGTCGACGCCGACGGCCTTCGCCCGACCAGCGACCGCGTCCGCGAAACGGTCTTCAACTGGCTCGGTCAGGACCTGACCGGCTGGCGCTGCGCCGACATCTTTGCCGGCACCGGCGCACTGGGCTTTGAGGCGGCTTCGCGCGGCGCCGCGCACGTGACGCTCGTGGAAAGCCACGCCCAGGCTGTGCGCGCGTTGCACGCCATCCGCGACAAGCTGGGCGCACGCATGGTCGACATCGTCTCGGGCGACGCCTTTGCCTGGCTCGCTCGTCAGCCCGATGCGGCGCTCGATGCGGTGTTCATCGATCCGCCGTTTGCACAGGACTGGACGTTACGCGCGTTGGAAGCCGCGGCCCGGGTGGTCAAGCCCGGCGGGGTGATCTACGTTGAAGCGGCGCAGCAGTTGGCGGATGTGAGTGCTGATTCACATGGTGACGAGCCGGCTGCCGGCGTCGCGCTGCCTGCTGGTCTGGTGCTCCACAAACACCTGCGCGCCGGTGCGGTGCATGCACATTTGCTGCTGCGCAAAAACGGTTAA
- the coaD gene encoding pantetheine-phosphate adenylyltransferase, with amino-acid sequence MVIAVYPGTFDPFTRGHEDLVRRASNIFDELIVGVAQSPNKRPFFALEERIEIAREVLGHYPNVRVEGFSGLLKDFVRKNGARVIVRGLRAVSDFEYEFQMAGMNRYLLPDVETMFLTPSDQYQFISGTFVREIAVLGGDVSKFVFPSVEKWLKEKTGKTEGSGKSE; translated from the coding sequence ATGGTGATCGCGGTTTATCCCGGCACTTTCGATCCGTTCACGCGCGGCCACGAAGACCTCGTGCGGCGTGCGTCCAACATCTTCGACGAGCTGATCGTCGGGGTGGCGCAGAGCCCCAACAAGCGGCCGTTCTTCGCGCTGGAAGAGCGCATCGAGATCGCCCGTGAAGTGCTCGGCCATTACCCCAACGTGCGGGTCGAGGGGTTTTCCGGTCTCTTGAAGGATTTCGTGCGCAAGAACGGCGCGCGCGTCATCGTGCGGGGCCTGCGTGCCGTATCGGACTTCGAGTACGAATTCCAGATGGCCGGCATGAACCGCTACCTGCTGCCGGATGTGGAAACCATGTTCCTCACGCCGTCGGATCAGTACCAGTTCATCTCGGGCACGTTCGTGCGCGAAATTGCGGTGCTCGGCGGTGACGTCAGCAAGTTCGTGTTCCCGTCGGTAGAGAAATGGCTCAAGGAAAAGACCGGCAAGACGGAAGGGTCGGGCAAATCGGAATAA
- a CDS encoding YfhL family 4Fe-4S dicluster ferredoxin — protein MALIITDECINCDVCEPECPNGAISMGPEIYVIDPGKCTECVGHFDEPQCQQVCPVDCIPKDPAHEETHEQLMQKYTQLTSAPPRAA, from the coding sequence ATGGCGCTCATAATTACCGATGAGTGCATCAATTGCGACGTATGCGAGCCAGAGTGCCCCAACGGCGCGATTTCGATGGGCCCGGAAATCTACGTGATCGACCCGGGCAAATGTACCGAATGCGTCGGCCACTTCGACGAGCCTCAGTGCCAGCAGGTCTGTCCGGTGGACTGCATCCCCAAGGACCCGGCCCATGAGGAAACGCACGAGCAGTTGATGCAGAAGTACACCCAGCTCACCTCAGCACCACCACGCGCGGCGTGA
- a CDS encoding DUF4124 domain-containing protein, producing the protein MTPFATLTSRAAVLAGLALGLAAFSLGAHAQVYRCSENGQTTYSDHPCGTRAKPVPMIDNTPTAADQRAARERATAEAAEVQQMETARRKAQAAEDARQAQIAAQAAEQARRDQRQKVVVAQEGVRYCHRVYIGPLPYPQPYPTPMPVIRQPPAPAVGALRQPGNGPKPFVQAPVAPTPIVPRPSHPHYPYYRIVCEPGYAYEGPEDLLPIQ; encoded by the coding sequence ATGACTCCGTTCGCCACACTCACCTCACGCGCCGCCGTGCTGGCGGGTCTGGCGCTCGGCTTGGCAGCCTTCAGTCTGGGAGCGCACGCGCAGGTGTACCGCTGCAGCGAGAACGGCCAGACGACCTATTCGGACCATCCCTGCGGCACGCGCGCGAAGCCCGTGCCGATGATCGACAACACGCCCACGGCCGCCGACCAGAGGGCCGCCCGCGAGCGCGCCACCGCCGAGGCAGCCGAAGTCCAGCAGATGGAAACCGCCCGTCGCAAAGCACAGGCGGCCGAAGACGCTCGCCAAGCCCAGATCGCGGCACAGGCGGCCGAACAGGCGCGCCGCGACCAACGGCAGAAAGTGGTGGTTGCGCAGGAAGGCGTTCGCTACTGCCATCGTGTCTACATTGGGCCACTGCCCTATCCGCAACCTTATCCGACGCCGATGCCGGTGATCCGCCAGCCTCCCGCGCCGGCTGTTGGCGCACTTCGCCAACCCGGCAACGGCCCGAAGCCGTTCGTGCAAGCACCTGTGGCGCCCACACCGATCGTGCCGCGCCCCTCGCATCCGCATTACCCGTACTACCGCATCGTCTGCGAGCCCGGCTATGCCTACGAAGGGCCGGAAGATCTGCTGCCGATCCAGTAG